A DNA window from Jaculus jaculus isolate mJacJac1 chromosome 1, mJacJac1.mat.Y.cur, whole genome shotgun sequence contains the following coding sequences:
- the LOC101608228 gene encoding NTF2-related export protein 1-like — MASMDFKTYVDQACRAAEEFVNIYYTTMDKQWQLLSHLYMGTATLKWNGNTVSGQESFGEFFEMLPSSEFQIYMVDCQPVHDSAMPNQTTVLVAICGTVKCEGNKQWDFNQNFILTTQALPSNTVWKIASDCF, encoded by the coding sequence ATGGCATCCATGGACTTCAAGACCTATGTGGATCAGGCCTGCAGAGCTGCTGAGGAGTTCGTCAACATCTACTACACTACAATGGACAAGCAGTGGCAGCTGTTGTCCCACCTGTACATGGGCACGGCCACTCTGAAATGGAATGGAAACACTGTTTCAGGACAAGAATCCTTTGGTGAGTTTTTTGAGATGTTGCCTTCaagtgaattccaaatctacaTGGTTGACTGCCAGCCTGTTCATGACTCAGCCATGCCAAACCAGACCACAGTCCTTGTGGCGATCTGTGGAACTGTGAAGTGTGAGGGCAACAAGCAATGGGACTTTAACCAGAACTTCATCCTGACCACCCAGGCCTTACCCAGCAACACAGTGTGGAAGATAGCAAGTGACTGCTTCTAG
- the LOC101607945 gene encoding agouti-related protein, which yields MLTTMLLSCALLLALPATQGAQMSLASLEGIRRPGQTLFPEFTGLGLHVPKRTTADQAEEALLQKAEALAEVLDPQNRESRSPRRCVRLHESCLGQQVPCCDPCATCYCRFFNAFCYCRKLGTAANPCSRT from the exons ATGCTGACTACAATGCTGCTGAGTTGTGCCCTGCTGCTGGCACTGCCTGCCACACAGGGGGCCCAGATGAGCTTGGCCTCCCTGGAGGGCATCAGAAGGCCTGGCCAGACCCTGTTTCCGGAGTTCACAG GCTTAGGTCTGCATGTTCCGAAGAGGACGACTGCAGACCAAGCAGAAGAAGCTCTGCTGCAGAAGGCAGAGGCTCTGGCCGAG GTGCTAGACCCGCAGAACCGTGAGTCTCGCTCCCCGCGTCGCTGCGTACGGCTGCACGAGTCCTGCCTGGGACAGCAGGTGCCGTGCTGCGACCCCTGCGCCACCTGCTACTGCCGCTTTTTCAACGCCTTCTGCTACTGCCGCAAGCTGGGCACCGCCGCGAACCCCTGTAGTCGTACCTAA